A part of Muntiacus reevesi chromosome 12, mMunRee1.1, whole genome shotgun sequence genomic DNA contains:
- the CHRAC1 gene encoding chromatin accessibility complex protein 1, which translates to MADVVVGKDKCGEQRLVSLPLSRIRVIMKSSPEVSSINQEALVLTAKATELFVQYLATYSYRHGSGKEKKALTYSDLSNTAEESETFQFLADILPKKILASKYLKMLKEKRGEEENNKDESEDDEAES; encoded by the exons atGGCGGACGTGGTCGTGGGCAAGGATAAGTGCGGGGAGCAGCGGTTGGTGTCGCTGCCCCTGTCCCGCATCCGGGTCATCATGAAGAGCTCCCCCGAAGTGTCCAGCATCAACCAGGAGGCGCTGGTGCTCACCGCCAAAGCCACG gaaCTCTTTGTTCAATATCTCGCCACGTATTCCTATAGACATGGCAgcggaaaagaaaagaaagcactcACCTATAGTGACTTATCAAATACTGCGGAGGAGTCGGAAACTTTTCAGTTCCTTGCAG ataTATTACCAAAGAAGATTTTAGCTAGTAAATATctgaaaatgcttaaagagaagagaggagaggaggagaacaACAAGGATGAGAGCGAGGACGACGAAGCGGAATCCTGA